In Dunckerocampus dactyliophorus isolate RoL2022-P2 chromosome 14, RoL_Ddac_1.1, whole genome shotgun sequence, one DNA window encodes the following:
- the zfand4 gene encoding AN1-type zinc finger protein 4 isoform X2, which produces MTDRKEPPFFNNDRVGAFHYKLPLYDAMELFIETLTGTCFELRVLPFEAIISVKAKIQRLEGIPVTQQHLIWNNLELDDEHCLHDYGIAEGCTLKLVLAMRGGPINTRRVTMEDPVKEVVEPMESTKEEGWEKSLANKQVTFVVYREGDQLNFFRVVDRGDGSLTPLSESLSGSSVYNMCAENGERCAAAKQSLENSITMNKMKLLKAKMEDMNLNKKPKKSAKAKPRPPVNLHPCGGPSAPSSTRHHQRLLRSLPQLNQPRQSNGQLPPITDQEVLEPFPPPAAVASSYFSVPRRPPPSIPSPSCFMLQEEESWETCPPFAKIRPPPKVSRLDIGGTRLMRDCVYPQLPPLCTRSSPEATFDPVKPVGEALGMSLLEEGLVAPSPNTLFGDPLSLELSSQPEEGCQAFEVGAPHQLSPSPLSTWTLGSRGDTLTSRADITQLSTSFHLTPPSSSPPSSSPKPRFQPFDSMVPCLQPSLQAQVKPGSSSPHHSMMASSHAARFHGVKVESPGKRPELLSKREARCITKMANQACRDQLGDSELLSARPVDSSSGRRGMGLPLPPATPIGHGILGSRLPGPPQDDAARQMSSLHRAAASHMTNKCLAPGGGVLPPFGRIGTPTYHLPPVKAPTGTKKKTSKHCFHCGKKTGLATSYECRCGSNFCATHRYAETHDCSYDYKGAGRRFLQDTNPLISAPKLPKI; this is translated from the exons ATGACTGACAGAAAGGAGCCGCCATTCTTCAATAACGACAGAGTGGGTGCTTTTCACTACAAGCTTCCACTCTATGACGCAATGGAGCTTTTTATTGAGACCCTGACTGGGACGTGTTTCGAGCTGCGAGTGTTGCCCTTTGAGGCCATAATTTCAGTCAAGGCCAAGATCCAAAGGCTTGAAG gcatTCCAGTTACCCAGCAACACCTCATCTGGAACAACCTGGAGCTGGATGATGAACATTGTCTACATGATTATGG CATTGCAGAGGGCTGTACTTTGAAGCTAGTCTTAGCTATGAGGGGAGGTCCAATCAACACCAGGAGGG TAACCATGGAAGACCCTGTCAAAGAGGTGGTTGAGCCGATGGAGAGCACAAAGGAGGAGGGTTGGGAGAAAAGCTTGGCCAACAAACAGGTCACGTTTGTAGTCTACCGTGAAGGCGATCAGCTCAACTTCTTCCGAGTGGTTGACAGGGGAGATGGTTCCCTGACTCCTCTGTCTGAATCTCTCAG TGGCAGCTCAGTGTACAACATGTGCGCTGAGAATGGTGAGCGTTGTGCAGCTGCAAAGCAGAGTCTTGAAAATTCAATCACCATGAACAAAATGAAGCTGCTTAAAGCGAAGATGGAAGACATGAACCTCAACAAGAAG CCGAAGAAGTCTGCTAAGGCAAAGCCACGGCCACCCGTCAATCTCCATCCCTGTGGCGGCCCCTCGGCACCTTCCAGCACACGTCACCATCAACGCCTCTTACGCTCGCTCCCTCAGTTGAACCAGCCTCGCCAGTCCAATGGCCAGCTACCTCCAATAACGGACCAAGAGGTGCTAGAGCCCTTTCCGCCCCCCGCTGCTgtagcttcttcctacttctctGTCCCTAGACGACCGCCTCCCTCTATCCCCTCGCCTTCTTGCTTTATGCTACAGGAGGAGGAGTCCTGGGAGACGTGCCCGCCGTTTGCAAAAATTCGCCCCCCTCCTAAAGTATCCCGTTTGGACATTGGCGGCACAAGGTTGATGAGGGATTGCGTGTACCCTCAGCTCCCCCCGCTGTGCACCAGAAGTTCACCCGAAGCCACCTTTGACCCGGTGAAGCCGGTCGGAGAGGCACTTGGGATGAGTTTATTGGAAGAAGGGCTGGTGGCGCCATCACCAAATACTTTATTTGGGGACCCTCTGAGTTTGGAGTTGTCTTCTCAGCCTGAGGAGGGTTGTCAAGCCTTTGAGGTTGGGGCTCCACACCAGCTGTCCCCTTCCCCACTTAGTACTTGGACACTCGGGAGCCGTGGTGACACTCTGACCAGCAGAGCAGATATAACGCAGCTCAGCACTTCCTTCCATTTAACCCCCCCATCATCATCACCTCCCTCCAGCTCCCCAAAACCCCGGTTTCAACCTTTTGACTCCATGGTCCCCTGCTTGCAGCCCAGCCTTCAAGCACAAGTAAAGCCAGGCAGCTCATCCCCTCACCACTCCATGATGGCGTCAAGTCATGCAGCACGCTTTCATGGCGTTAAAGTGGAGTCACCTGGCAAGAGGCCAGAGCTTTTATCCAAGAGGGAAGCAAGATGCATCACTAAGATGGCAAATCAAGCTTGTCGAGACCAACTAGGggactctgagctcctctctgCAAGGCCTGTAGATAGCAGCAGTGGAAGGAGAGGAATGGGACTGCCACTGCCCCCTGCTACTCCCATAGGACACGGAATACTCGGCTCCAGGCTGCCAGGCCCCCCTCAGGATGATGCCGCACGACAAATGTCATCTTTGCACCGAGCAGCAGCCTCACACATG ACCAACAAATGTCTGGCACCAGGTGGGGGAGTCCTGCCTCCATTCGGGAGAATAG GAACTCCGACATACCACCTACCTCCAGTCAAGGCCCCCACGGGCACCAAGAAAAAGACTTCCAAGCACTGCTTCCATTGTGGCAAGAAGACTGGCCTGGCCACCAGCTATGAGTGCAG GTGTGGTAGCAACTTCTGTGCCACTCACCGCTATGCAGAGACGCACGACTGCTCGTATGACTACAAGGGTGCGGGGAGACGATTCCTGCAAGACACCAACCCTCTCATCAGCGCTCCCAAGCTGCCTAAGATCTAG
- the zfand4 gene encoding AN1-type zinc finger protein 4 isoform X1 — MTDRKEPPFFNNDRVGAFHYKLPLYDAMELFIETLTGTCFELRVLPFEAIISVKAKIQRLEGIPVTQQHLIWNNLELDDEHCLHDYGIAEGCTLKLVLAMRGGPINTRRVTMEDPVKEVVEPMESTKEEGWEKSLANKQVTFVVYREGDQLNFFRVVDRGDGSLTPLSESLSGSSVYNMCAENGERCAAAKQSLENSITMNKMKLLKAKMEDMNLNKKPKKSAKAKPRPPVNLHPCGGPSAPSSTRHHQRLLRSLPQLNQPRQSNGQLPPITDQEVLEPFPPPAAVASSYFSVPRRPPPSIPSPSCFMLQEEESWETCPPFAKIRPPPKVSRLDIGGTRLMRDCVYPQLPPLCTRSSPEATFDPVKPVGEALGMSLLEEGLVAPSPNTLFGDPLSLELSSQPEEGCQAFEVGAPHQLSPSPLSTWTLGSRGDTLTSRADITQLSTSFHLTPPSSSPPSSSPKPRFQPFDSMVPCLQPSLQAQVKPGSSSPHHSMMASSHAARFHGVKVESPGKRPELLSKREARCITKMANQACRDQLGDSELLSARPVDSSSGRRGMGLPLPPATPIGHGILGSRLPGPPQDDAARQMSSLHRAAASHMTNKCLAPGGGVLPPFGRIGTPTYHLPPVKAPTGTKKKTSKHCFHCGKKTGLATSYECRYDSSNQIHGLRCPQSTLLVPVVFFLVHHFALQLSHLSRENTSVLHRLFSHKLRARVLSTTLSCIISVSPAELERTYSI, encoded by the exons ATGACTGACAGAAAGGAGCCGCCATTCTTCAATAACGACAGAGTGGGTGCTTTTCACTACAAGCTTCCACTCTATGACGCAATGGAGCTTTTTATTGAGACCCTGACTGGGACGTGTTTCGAGCTGCGAGTGTTGCCCTTTGAGGCCATAATTTCAGTCAAGGCCAAGATCCAAAGGCTTGAAG gcatTCCAGTTACCCAGCAACACCTCATCTGGAACAACCTGGAGCTGGATGATGAACATTGTCTACATGATTATGG CATTGCAGAGGGCTGTACTTTGAAGCTAGTCTTAGCTATGAGGGGAGGTCCAATCAACACCAGGAGGG TAACCATGGAAGACCCTGTCAAAGAGGTGGTTGAGCCGATGGAGAGCACAAAGGAGGAGGGTTGGGAGAAAAGCTTGGCCAACAAACAGGTCACGTTTGTAGTCTACCGTGAAGGCGATCAGCTCAACTTCTTCCGAGTGGTTGACAGGGGAGATGGTTCCCTGACTCCTCTGTCTGAATCTCTCAG TGGCAGCTCAGTGTACAACATGTGCGCTGAGAATGGTGAGCGTTGTGCAGCTGCAAAGCAGAGTCTTGAAAATTCAATCACCATGAACAAAATGAAGCTGCTTAAAGCGAAGATGGAAGACATGAACCTCAACAAGAAG CCGAAGAAGTCTGCTAAGGCAAAGCCACGGCCACCCGTCAATCTCCATCCCTGTGGCGGCCCCTCGGCACCTTCCAGCACACGTCACCATCAACGCCTCTTACGCTCGCTCCCTCAGTTGAACCAGCCTCGCCAGTCCAATGGCCAGCTACCTCCAATAACGGACCAAGAGGTGCTAGAGCCCTTTCCGCCCCCCGCTGCTgtagcttcttcctacttctctGTCCCTAGACGACCGCCTCCCTCTATCCCCTCGCCTTCTTGCTTTATGCTACAGGAGGAGGAGTCCTGGGAGACGTGCCCGCCGTTTGCAAAAATTCGCCCCCCTCCTAAAGTATCCCGTTTGGACATTGGCGGCACAAGGTTGATGAGGGATTGCGTGTACCCTCAGCTCCCCCCGCTGTGCACCAGAAGTTCACCCGAAGCCACCTTTGACCCGGTGAAGCCGGTCGGAGAGGCACTTGGGATGAGTTTATTGGAAGAAGGGCTGGTGGCGCCATCACCAAATACTTTATTTGGGGACCCTCTGAGTTTGGAGTTGTCTTCTCAGCCTGAGGAGGGTTGTCAAGCCTTTGAGGTTGGGGCTCCACACCAGCTGTCCCCTTCCCCACTTAGTACTTGGACACTCGGGAGCCGTGGTGACACTCTGACCAGCAGAGCAGATATAACGCAGCTCAGCACTTCCTTCCATTTAACCCCCCCATCATCATCACCTCCCTCCAGCTCCCCAAAACCCCGGTTTCAACCTTTTGACTCCATGGTCCCCTGCTTGCAGCCCAGCCTTCAAGCACAAGTAAAGCCAGGCAGCTCATCCCCTCACCACTCCATGATGGCGTCAAGTCATGCAGCACGCTTTCATGGCGTTAAAGTGGAGTCACCTGGCAAGAGGCCAGAGCTTTTATCCAAGAGGGAAGCAAGATGCATCACTAAGATGGCAAATCAAGCTTGTCGAGACCAACTAGGggactctgagctcctctctgCAAGGCCTGTAGATAGCAGCAGTGGAAGGAGAGGAATGGGACTGCCACTGCCCCCTGCTACTCCCATAGGACACGGAATACTCGGCTCCAGGCTGCCAGGCCCCCCTCAGGATGATGCCGCACGACAAATGTCATCTTTGCACCGAGCAGCAGCCTCACACATG ACCAACAAATGTCTGGCACCAGGTGGGGGAGTCCTGCCTCCATTCGGGAGAATAG GAACTCCGACATACCACCTACCTCCAGTCAAGGCCCCCACGGGCACCAAGAAAAAGACTTCCAAGCACTGCTTCCATTGTGGCAAGAAGACTGGCCTGGCCACCAGCTATGAGTGCAGGTATGACTCTTCAAATCAAATTCATGGCCTGCGTTGCCCTCAAAGTACCCTTTTAGTGCCAGTTGTCTTTTTCCTCGTTCATCACTTTGCCCTTCAGTTGTCTCATCTCTCCCGTGAAAACACAAGCGTGTTACACCGCTTGTTCAGCCATAAGCTACGAGCCAGGGTTCTCAGCACAACATTATCGTGCATCATTTCCGTCTCCCCGGCCGAGCTGGAGCGTACATATTCAATCTGA